Proteins encoded within one genomic window of Actinoplanes octamycinicus:
- a CDS encoding SDR family NAD(P)-dependent oxidoreductase — translation MRTDLTGKVVLITGSSSGIGRATALAYAAEGARVGITYHDNRDGAEQTAEAVRGAGGEADISRYDLRDERTAREAVERLTERWGGLDVLVANAISWGEAIPRPGAPRPAFEDVPAKQWQDVLQTTIGGTYHLVQAALPAMRGRPWGRIVFLGAGLADTGVPGAGSYGAGKSALYGLARSLAWELGDRGILVNTVVPGQTLTGNVLTHMPAPAREAKAATLPTRRMSTPEDVAAAVLFLGSAANGNTTGETLRVTGGS, via the coding sequence ATGCGAACCGATCTCACCGGCAAGGTCGTGCTGATCACCGGCTCCAGCTCCGGCATCGGGCGGGCGACCGCGCTGGCCTACGCGGCCGAGGGCGCCCGCGTCGGCATCACCTATCACGACAACCGGGACGGGGCCGAGCAGACCGCGGAGGCGGTCCGGGGCGCCGGCGGCGAGGCCGACATCTCCCGGTACGACCTGCGCGACGAACGCACCGCCCGGGAGGCCGTGGAGCGGCTGACCGAGCGCTGGGGCGGCCTGGACGTGCTGGTCGCGAACGCGATCAGCTGGGGCGAGGCGATCCCGCGGCCCGGCGCGCCCCGCCCGGCCTTCGAGGACGTGCCGGCCAAGCAGTGGCAGGACGTGCTGCAGACCACCATCGGCGGCACCTACCACCTGGTGCAGGCGGCGCTGCCGGCGATGCGCGGGCGGCCGTGGGGGCGGATCGTCTTCCTCGGCGCCGGCCTGGCCGACACCGGGGTGCCCGGCGCCGGGTCGTACGGCGCCGGCAAGTCCGCCCTCTACGGCCTGGCCCGCAGCCTGGCCTGGGAGCTCGGCGACCGCGGCATCCTGGTCAACACCGTGGTGCCCGGGCAGACGCTGACCGGCAACGTGCTCACCCACATGCCCGCGCCGGCCCGCGAGGCGAAGGCCGCCACGCTGCCCACCCGGCGGATGTCCACCCCGGAGGACGTGGCCGCCGCCGTGCTGTTCCTCGGCTCGGCGGCCAACGGCAACACCACCGGCGAGACGCTGCGGGTCACCGGCGGCAGCTGA
- a CDS encoding FAD-dependent oxidoreductase, giving the protein MRETYTPVLIAGGSLVGLSSALFLARQGVSCVLVERHPGTSVHPRAVGYYPRTMELLRQAGLEERALKAAAGFAGHRTRAGVESLAGRTTFSRTEMDEDDLDTVTPCRLLLLTQDRLEPLLRARAEELGADLRFATTLTSFTQDPSGVDAVLTDEQTGQRLRIRADYLIGADGPRSPVREALGIPRTGRGVISRHVSIAFYADMAPVLDGRRFSVVHVGNDRVRGILVHDDTLREGTLIVGYDPERGESLEDFTDSRCAELVRAAIGVDDIDVRIRSRFPWDMAESTATRYVDGRVLLAGDAAHVIPPTGGYGANTGIADAHNLAWKLAAVLAGTAGPELLETYDSERRPVGAFAAAQGALQLAVRSGQRPDAVVHDAQAVTMGYRYPVPGVEPAGLPAEPGTRAPHVWLRRDGAESSTLDLFGAGFTVLAAGPGDRWTEAARSAAAVTGVRIDACAIDTDEFRRAYRLETGEAVLVRPDGFVAWRSPAGPADPAKALLAAVRGVLFPATA; this is encoded by the coding sequence ATGAGAGAAACGTATACGCCGGTGCTGATCGCCGGGGGTAGCCTGGTCGGCCTGTCCAGCGCGCTGTTCCTGGCCCGGCAGGGCGTGTCCTGCGTGCTGGTGGAGCGGCATCCGGGCACCTCGGTGCACCCGCGCGCGGTCGGCTACTACCCGCGCACCATGGAGCTGCTGCGCCAGGCCGGGCTGGAGGAGCGGGCGCTCAAGGCGGCGGCCGGGTTCGCCGGGCACCGCACCCGGGCCGGGGTCGAGTCGCTCGCCGGGCGGACCACGTTCAGCCGGACCGAGATGGACGAGGACGACCTCGACACGGTCACCCCGTGCCGGCTGCTGCTGCTCACCCAGGACCGGCTGGAGCCGCTGCTCCGGGCGCGGGCCGAGGAGCTCGGCGCGGACCTGCGGTTCGCCACCACGCTCACCTCGTTCACCCAGGACCCGTCCGGGGTGGACGCGGTGCTGACCGACGAGCAGACCGGGCAGCGACTCCGGATCCGCGCCGACTATCTGATCGGGGCGGACGGGCCGCGCAGCCCGGTGCGGGAGGCACTGGGCATTCCCCGTACCGGACGGGGGGTGATCTCGCGGCATGTCAGCATCGCCTTCTACGCGGACATGGCGCCGGTCCTGGACGGACGGCGGTTCAGCGTGGTGCACGTGGGCAACGACCGGGTCCGCGGCATCCTGGTGCACGACGACACGCTGCGCGAGGGCACGCTGATCGTCGGCTACGACCCGGAGCGCGGCGAGAGCCTCGAGGACTTCACCGACTCGCGGTGCGCCGAGCTGGTCCGGGCCGCGATCGGCGTCGACGACATCGACGTACGGATCCGCTCCCGCTTCCCGTGGGACATGGCCGAGTCGACCGCCACCCGCTACGTCGACGGCCGGGTGCTGCTGGCCGGCGACGCCGCCCACGTGATCCCGCCGACCGGTGGCTACGGCGCGAACACCGGCATCGCCGACGCGCACAACCTGGCCTGGAAGCTGGCCGCGGTGCTGGCCGGCACGGCCGGGCCGGAGCTGCTGGAGACCTACGACAGCGAGCGCCGCCCGGTCGGCGCGTTCGCCGCCGCGCAGGGCGCCCTGCAGCTCGCGGTCCGGTCCGGGCAGCGACCGGACGCGGTGGTGCACGACGCGCAGGCGGTGACCATGGGCTACCGCTATCCGGTGCCGGGCGTGGAGCCGGCCGGCCTGCCCGCCGAGCCGGGCACCCGGGCGCCGCACGTCTGGCTGCGCCGGGACGGCGCCGAGAGCTCCACCCTGGACCTGTTCGGGGCCGGGTTCACCGTGCTGGCCGCCGGGCCCGGCGACCGGTGGACCGAGGCGGCCCGGTCGGCGGCCGCCGTCACCGGCGTGCGGATCGACGCCTGCGCGATCGACACGGACGAGTTCCGGCGGGCGTACCGGCTGGAGACCGGCGAGGCGGTGCTGGTCCGCCCGGACGGGTTCGTGGCCTGGCGGTCCCCGGCCGGTCCGGCCGACCCGGCCAAGGCCCTGCTCGCCGCGGTCCGCGGCGTCCTGTTCCCCGCGACGGCATGA
- a CDS encoding peptide MFS transporter, with the protein MTGRLGPLFVLDMCERFSFFGLAATLVLYLVAADGPGLPAGQAAAVFGAYVSLSFLSGGLGGWVADRLLGPRATALTGGLLIAAGHLLLATVAVYPGLLCIAVGTGLVKPATAALVAELPSGRTHTASLYSVFYVSIQFSAIAGPLVAGLAADRAGWAVAFAAPAVVMAVGLAVFATGPVPSHGPLRPLPAAARRRLAWSAAGLGVLLVAAGSRLSITPVLIGLGLVTVAAPFVDLRLLRRAVADDPVAGRRLAALAWLLGASAAYWLIFAQGSSALALFARDHTDRTISGFTVPAAWLQALHPALVLLLAPVYALVRRRRDIPRRPARSFAAALAAGGASFVLLAVAQRQAATGPVSAGWLCGVYLLQAAGELVVGPLGLAITARLAPPGLTARYLGLYGLFAALGALVGNRLYLLTSVLEPEIYFAGCGLAVVLAGVALLVAGPDLSIPTSGGIDERNVYAGADRRG; encoded by the coding sequence GTGACCGGACGGCTGGGACCGCTGTTCGTGCTGGACATGTGCGAGCGGTTCAGCTTCTTCGGGCTGGCCGCGACGCTGGTGCTCTACCTGGTCGCGGCGGACGGCCCCGGGCTGCCGGCCGGGCAGGCGGCGGCGGTCTTCGGCGCGTACGTCTCGCTGTCCTTCCTGAGCGGGGGCCTGGGCGGCTGGGTTGCCGACCGGCTGCTCGGCCCCCGTGCCACCGCGCTCACCGGCGGCCTGCTGATCGCCGCGGGGCACCTGCTGCTCGCCACCGTCGCGGTGTACCCGGGGCTGCTGTGCATCGCGGTCGGCACCGGCCTGGTCAAACCGGCCACCGCCGCGCTGGTCGCCGAGCTGCCGTCCGGGCGCACCCACACCGCGTCGCTGTACTCGGTGTTCTACGTCAGCATCCAGTTCAGCGCGATCGCCGGGCCGCTGGTCGCCGGGCTGGCCGCGGACCGGGCCGGGTGGGCGGTCGCGTTCGCCGCCCCGGCCGTGGTGATGGCGGTGGGCCTGGCCGTCTTCGCGACCGGCCCGGTGCCGTCGCACGGCCCGCTGCGCCCGCTGCCGGCGGCGGCCCGGCGGCGGCTGGCGTGGTCCGCGGCCGGCCTCGGCGTGCTGCTCGTGGCCGCCGGGTCCCGGCTGTCGATCACCCCGGTGCTGATCGGGCTGGGCCTGGTCACCGTCGCCGCGCCGTTCGTCGACCTGCGCCTGCTGCGCCGGGCGGTGGCCGACGACCCGGTCGCCGGGCGGCGGCTGGCCGCGCTGGCCTGGCTGCTCGGCGCGTCGGCGGCGTACTGGCTGATCTTCGCGCAGGGCTCGTCGGCGCTGGCGCTGTTCGCCCGCGACCACACCGACCGGACGATCAGCGGGTTCACCGTGCCGGCCGCCTGGCTGCAGGCGCTGCACCCGGCGCTGGTGCTGCTGCTCGCGCCGGTCTACGCCCTGGTGCGCCGGCGGCGGGACATCCCGCGGCGCCCGGCCCGGTCGTTCGCGGCCGCGCTCGCCGCCGGCGGCGCCAGCTTCGTGCTGCTGGCTGTGGCGCAGCGGCAGGCCGCCACCGGGCCGGTGTCCGCGGGCTGGCTGTGCGGCGTCTACCTGCTGCAGGCGGCCGGCGAGCTGGTGGTCGGGCCGCTCGGCCTGGCGATCACCGCCCGGCTCGCGCCGCCCGGGCTGACCGCTCGCTACCTCGGCCTGTACGGCCTGTTCGCGGCCCTCGGCGCGCTGGTCGGCAACCGGCTCTACCTGCTCACGAGCGTGCTGGAACCGGAGATCTACTTCGCCGGCTGCGGCCTGGCGGTGGTGCTGGCCGGGGTCGCCCTGCTGGTGGCCGGACCGGACCTTTCCATCCCGACAAGCGGAGGAATCGATGAGAGAAACGTATACGCCGGTGCTGATCGCCGGGGGTAG